The following DNA comes from Paraburkholderia phytofirmans PsJN.
TACACCGGGATGATGACCGACACTTCCGGCGTATCCGACGCTGCAGCGCGATGTTCCGAATAAATCATTTCCGCTTATTTTCCGTATTGTTCGCAAATTTCATTGACCGCGCGGCACACGCGCTCCACGTCGCCTTCGTTCATCAACGTGAAGAGCGGCAGCGTAACGTTGGTCGCACCGAACTTCTCCGCATGCGGGAACATGCCTTCCTTGAAGCCGCGCGCGCGATACAGCGAGAACAGATGGATCGCCGGGTAGTGCACGCCCGAACCGATGCCGCGTTCTTTCAATTGACCCATGAAGCCGGCGCGGTCGATCGACAGTTTGTCGAGCGGCAGCGTGATCTGGAACATGTGCCAGTTGCTGTTTTCATAGTCAGCAAACGGCAGGCCGACGCCGAGTTTTGCCGCCGCGCCGCCTTCGAAACCGGCGAAATACGCGCGCACCAGTTTGCGGCGCTGCGCGAGGAAGCGCGCCAGATGCGGCAGCTGGCCGAGGCCGACGCACGCGGCGACATCCGTCAGGTTGTACTTGCCGCCCAGCACGTCGCAGTCCATGCCGTCGAAGCCGGTACGCGTGATGCCCTGTAGGCGGTACTTCTGGGCAAGGATGGCTTCCTCTTCGTTGTTCAGCACCAGTGCGCCGCCTTCGATCGAGGTCAGGTTCTTGTTCGCGTGGAAGCTGAACGAGACCATGTCGCCCAGCTTGCCGATGCGCTCGCCTTTCCACGTCGAGCCGAACGCTTGCGCCGCGTCTTCGATCACGCGCAGCTTGTGCGCGCGGGCGATGGCGTAGAGGCGGTCCATGTCGACCGGCAGGCCCGACAGATAGACCGGAATCAGCGCTTTGGTGCGCGGCGTGATGGCTTTTTCGAGCAGGTCGAGGTCGATATTGCGCGTGACCGGGTCGATGTCGGCAAACACCGGCGTCGCGCCGACTTCATAGATCACGTTGCTGGTCGACACCCACGAGGCGGGCGTCGTGATGACTTCGTCGCCTTCGCCCACGCCGGCGATACGCAGGCCGATTTCCAGCGTCGCCGTGCCGGAATTGAACGTGCGCACCGGACGCCCGCCGCAGAACTCCGAAAGCGCCGCTTCGAACTTCTGGTTTTGCGGACCGGTGGTGATCCAGCCGGAGCGCAGCACGTCGGCGACGCCCTGAATCGTTTCCTCATCGATCTCGGGTTTGACAAAGGGCAAGAACGGGACTGTTGACTGGGTCATGAATGCTTCGCTCGATTGAAGGGGCGCTACCCGAAGGGCGCGCAGGACACCACACACTACGCGCAAAACCCGGGACCGCGGCGAAAAAGGGCGCAACCGCACAGCATACCGTGGTCAACCTTACGGATTCCTTAGCCGGCCGGGTTCTCCGCTTACGGTATCTTTTGCCGGCTGCATCTTTCCAGTCGGCGCTGGCGAGAAACAGTAATAAATTGTGTCCGGCACGTCGTTGCCCGGACCGCGGCGCCTAGCTGCGCGCCAGCACCACCACGCCGACCAGGATGATGCCGATGCCGATCAGCTTCTGTATCGACAGCACTTCGCCGAACAGGTACCACGCCGCGAAAGCATTGACGATGTAGCCGAGCGACAGCATCGGATAGGCGATCGACACGTCCACCCGCGACAGTCCGATGACCCACACTGCCACGCTGATCACATAACAGGCCAGCCCGCCGATGATCGGCGGCTGGGTTGCCAGGCGAAAGGCGATGGGCAGGATGTTCGCACGGCTGAATTCGAAGTGTCCAACGGCATTCGTACCGGCTTTGAGCAGCAACTGCGCACCAGCGTTCAACGTGACGCCAGCAAGAATGCAAAAGAGGGAAATCGGGTTCATCGAACGGTTAGATCCTGATATGGGGTCATTGTTGTGCTTTTTCTACCGGGGCCGACGCCGGTGTCGGTGCTTCGGCGACGGGCGCGCCGGGCAAAGCGGGCGTGGCCGGCGGCTTTTCCACCACCACGCGACGCGAGTCGCGGGCGATGATCTGCATCGGCAGGCCTTCCTTGAGGAGCCGGTCGTAGGTCTGCGGCGGGATCAGAGCAAGCGCGTAACGGTCGGCCTTCCAGCGCTCGACCCAGGCGTCGATGGAGGGAATCCATTTCTGCGGCTCGACGGACACGCCGAAGGCCAGTTCGTCAGGATGCTCGACCATGATCATGGTGTGGTCGACATAGAACGGCATCGTGTGGTCGAGCACGCCGACCGAGTAGAACGGCGTATCCGCCGGCAACTTCGCGATCTCGGTCTTGATGGCCGGCGCGAGCGGCGCGCCGGAGCTCAGGCGGCCGAACACGTCGTGGCCCGTGCCGGCGATG
Coding sequences within:
- a CDS encoding DMT family transporter, translated to MNPISLFCILAGVTLNAGAQLLLKAGTNAVGHFEFSRANILPIAFRLATQPPIIGGLACYVISVAVWVIGLSRVDVSIAYPMLSLGYIVNAFAAWYLFGEVLSIQKLIGIGIILVGVVVLARS
- a CDS encoding DegT/DnrJ/EryC1/StrS family aminotransferase — encoded protein: MTQSTVPFLPFVKPEIDEETIQGVADVLRSGWITTGPQNQKFEAALSEFCGGRPVRTFNSGTATLEIGLRIAGVGEGDEVITTPASWVSTSNVIYEVGATPVFADIDPVTRNIDLDLLEKAITPRTKALIPVYLSGLPVDMDRLYAIARAHKLRVIEDAAQAFGSTWKGERIGKLGDMVSFSFHANKNLTSIEGGALVLNNEEEAILAQKYRLQGITRTGFDGMDCDVLGGKYNLTDVAACVGLGQLPHLARFLAQRRKLVRAYFAGFEGGAAAKLGVGLPFADYENSNWHMFQITLPLDKLSIDRAGFMGQLKERGIGSGVHYPAIHLFSLYRARGFKEGMFPHAEKFGATNVTLPLFTLMNEGDVERVCRAVNEICEQYGK